In Anaerolineales bacterium, the following are encoded in one genomic region:
- a CDS encoding PQQ-binding-like beta-propeller repeat protein, translated as MKKTHVFILLPLMLLLAACGTPQDAGSWPGVSVNEDASVAYVAYNQHVYAVQTANGAEAWRFPAESGSFSSYAPVQTGADDNLLVSGYDHVFYSLDADTGSQQWAFSAGGNRYIGSALAVGQLVYAPNSDHKLYALDNRGSLQWSFTAGEPIWSQPTSDGSTLYVASMDHMLYALDAQSGEELWSLDLGGTTVSNPLLGPDGMLYVGTLAQSVAAVDTTRGQITWSTETEGWVWGEAALVDDLLVIGDLEGYLYALDAASGRQVWRGQTDGAITGAPTWFQDSLYVINEAGSLYAFSLDGRSRQLALPESYAGALYGTPVAAGDLLLLGLNGNDSVLIALDSSGSVVWSFTPES; from the coding sequence ATGAAGAAAACGCATGTGTTTATTTTGCTGCCCCTGATGCTGTTGCTGGCCGCCTGCGGCACGCCGCAGGACGCGGGCAGCTGGCCTGGCGTCAGCGTGAATGAGGACGCCAGTGTGGCCTATGTGGCCTACAACCAGCACGTCTACGCTGTGCAAACCGCAAATGGCGCCGAAGCCTGGCGCTTCCCCGCGGAAAGCGGCTCTTTTAGCAGCTATGCGCCGGTGCAAACCGGCGCGGACGACAACCTGCTGGTAAGCGGGTACGACCACGTCTTCTACAGCCTGGATGCGGACACAGGCTCCCAGCAATGGGCGTTTAGCGCCGGCGGCAACCGCTACATTGGCTCTGCCCTGGCTGTGGGCCAACTGGTGTATGCGCCCAATTCCGACCATAAATTGTATGCGCTGGACAACCGCGGCAGCCTGCAATGGAGCTTCACCGCGGGCGAGCCCATCTGGAGCCAGCCCACCAGCGACGGCAGCACGCTATATGTCGCCAGCATGGACCATATGCTGTACGCTCTGGATGCCCAGAGCGGCGAAGAGTTGTGGAGCCTGGACCTGGGCGGCACGACGGTCAGCAACCCGCTGCTCGGCCCCGACGGCATGCTGTATGTAGGCACCCTGGCGCAGAGCGTCGCGGCCGTGGACACCACCCGCGGGCAGATCACTTGGAGCACGGAAACCGAAGGCTGGGTATGGGGCGAGGCCGCCCTGGTGGATGACCTGCTGGTGATCGGCGACCTGGAAGGCTACTTATACGCCCTGGATGCCGCCAGCGGCCGCCAAGTCTGGCGCGGTCAAACCGACGGCGCCATTACCGGCGCCCCGACCTGGTTTCAGGACAGCCTGTATGTGATCAATGAGGCGGGCAGCTTGTATGCCTTCAGCCTGGATGGCCGTTCTCGCCAGTTGGCTCTGCCGGAAAGCTATGCCGGCGCGCTGTATGGCACCCCGGTGGCGGCCGGCGACCTGCTGCTGTTGGGTCTGAACGGCAATGACAGCGTTCTTATCGCCCTGGACAGCTCCGGCTCTGTGGTGTGGAGCTTTACCCCCGAAAGTTAG
- a CDS encoding ABC transporter permease — protein sequence MIPFWQKLQSSLSAGLGLLLGLLLVLPMLAVVLRGVGVDWGQLASPQLLAAIGLSFLTTGLATLCIFVLGTPIAYFLARRNFPFKRALTALIELPIILPPTVAGLALLLALGRRGLFGESLEALGISLPFTTAAVVIAQIFVAAPFYIRAAQTGFQSVPLSVEEAARMDGASNQQVFWRVTFPLAANSVLTGLSLSWARSLGEFGATLMFAGNITGRTQTMTLFIYNAFESNLGAAIAASLILMSLGFFTILISHRLAGPNSQPDLF from the coding sequence ATGATTCCCTTTTGGCAAAAACTGCAATCCAGCCTGAGCGCCGGCCTCGGCCTGCTCTTGGGTCTGCTGCTGGTCCTGCCCATGCTGGCGGTCGTGCTGCGCGGGGTGGGTGTGGATTGGGGGCAGCTCGCCAGCCCGCAATTGCTGGCGGCCATCGGACTCAGCTTTCTCACCACGGGCCTGGCCACACTGTGCATCTTTGTGCTGGGCACGCCGATCGCCTATTTCCTAGCCCGGCGCAACTTCCCCTTCAAACGCGCCCTGACCGCCCTGATCGAACTGCCCATCATCCTGCCGCCTACGGTGGCCGGGCTGGCGTTGCTGCTGGCGCTGGGGCGCCGCGGCCTGTTCGGCGAAAGCCTGGAAGCCCTGGGCATCAGCCTGCCCTTCACCACCGCAGCCGTGGTGATTGCCCAGATCTTCGTCGCAGCGCCCTTCTACATTCGGGCCGCGCAGACCGGCTTTCAGAGCGTGCCGCTAAGTGTCGAGGAAGCCGCCCGCATGGATGGGGCCAGCAACCAGCAAGTCTTCTGGAGAGTGACTTTCCCCCTGGCGGCCAACTCGGTGCTGACCGGCCTGTCGCTCAGCTGGGCGCGCTCGCTGGGCGAATTTGGCGCCACGCTGATGTTCGCCGGCAATATCACCGGCCGCACGCAAACCATGACCCTGTTCATTTACAACGCGTTCGAAAGCAACCTGGGAGCCGCCATCGCCGCCAGCCTGATCCTGATGAGTCTGGGATTTTTCACCATCCTGATCTCCCACCGACTGGCCGGTCCAAACAGCCAGCCGGACCTTTTCTAG
- a CDS encoding YidC/Oxa1 family membrane protein insertase, with product MLEFIIVPFTNVLVWIYNLLGENFGLAIIVFTILIRLVTYPFNAQQIKSAKAMQELQSNPKWKAMQQKYKGAEHREKLAQEQMKLYQEMGINPFGACLPTVLQLPLLFAMYWTVMRALAATPLQLLNFARGISLPNAAELIPLNAQFLWMDLGQPERLNIPGIPFGIPVLAILVMITSYFQSKMMTPTSSDDQGAQMGRMMNLYMPLLMAYISYIYAAGLALYFVTSNVLSIVQYYFMRVRPAAASANTPSTAK from the coding sequence ATGCTTGAATTTATCATTGTCCCGTTTACCAATGTGCTCGTCTGGATCTACAACCTTCTGGGCGAGAACTTCGGTTTGGCGATCATCGTCTTCACCATTCTGATCCGCCTAGTCACCTATCCTTTCAACGCGCAGCAGATCAAGAGCGCCAAGGCCATGCAAGAGCTGCAGAGCAACCCCAAGTGGAAGGCCATGCAGCAGAAATACAAGGGCGCCGAGCATCGCGAAAAGCTGGCCCAGGAGCAAATGAAGCTCTACCAGGAAATGGGCATCAACCCCTTTGGGGCCTGCCTGCCCACCGTGCTGCAGCTGCCGCTGCTGTTCGCCATGTATTGGACGGTCATGCGCGCCCTGGCCGCCACCCCGCTGCAGTTGCTGAACTTTGCGCGCGGCATCTCGCTGCCCAACGCGGCTGAGCTGATCCCACTGAACGCCCAGTTCCTGTGGATGGACCTGGGCCAGCCTGAACGGCTGAACATTCCGGGCATCCCCTTCGGCATCCCGGTTTTGGCCATCCTGGTGATGATCACTTCTTACTTCCAGAGCAAGATGATGACCCCCACCAGCTCGGATGACCAGGGCGCCCAGATGGGCCGTATGATGAACCTGTATATGCCCCTGCTGATGGCTTACATCTCGTACATCTACGCCGCCGGCCTGGCCCTGTACTTTGTGACCAGCAACGTGCTGAGCATCGTTCAGTACTACTTTATGCGCGTGCGGCCTGCGGCAGCCAGCGCCAACACGCCCAGCACTGCCAAATAA
- the yidD gene encoding membrane protein insertion efficiency factor YidD, producing the protein MSTHTHPQVEIQEHRSPSLKSLPLSVQNLPRLALLAPIRLYQKTLSHTLPADTCRYYPTCSHYSYQAIYKYGALKGGWMGFLRILRCNPLSKGGYDPVP; encoded by the coding sequence ATGAGCACTCACACCCACCCCCAGGTAGAGATCCAAGAGCACCGTTCGCCGTCGCTCAAATCTCTGCCGCTTTCCGTACAAAACCTGCCGCGCTTGGCGCTGCTTGCGCCTATCCGCCTGTATCAGAAGACCCTTTCGCACACTTTACCGGCCGACACCTGCCGCTACTACCCCACCTGCTCGCACTACAGCTATCAGGCCATTTACAAATATGGTGCACTCAAAGGCGGCTGGATGGGCTTTCTGCGCATTTTGCGCTGCAACCCGCTCAGCAAAGGCGGCTACGACCCGGTACCCTAA
- a CDS encoding response regulator transcription factor, translating to MNKMSQPNNIKVAILDDHISALDSYQMRLAANKNIEVVATAHFGDELEEMLDQHAVDVLILDVGVPNSAENRNPYPILHIIPRLREKFPKIHILIISMYEQPTFVRFLLEAGATGYIVKEDQEAIIRLPEIVTSVSTGGIYLSGRLHNLLAQTSNEESRTLSRRQQEAISLITAFPELDTDDLAKRMSVAPSTARNLLSRAYKRLGVHSRIAAAHRARELGLQIIFPEEPGK from the coding sequence ATGAACAAAATGTCTCAGCCAAACAACATCAAGGTCGCTATTCTGGATGACCACATCAGCGCTTTGGACAGCTACCAAATGCGCCTGGCTGCCAACAAGAACATCGAGGTGGTAGCCACCGCACACTTTGGCGACGAGCTTGAAGAAATGCTCGACCAGCATGCTGTCGATGTTCTGATCCTGGATGTGGGGGTGCCCAATTCGGCGGAAAATCGAAACCCCTATCCCATTCTGCACATCATTCCGCGCCTGCGCGAGAAATTTCCCAAGATCCACATCCTGATCATCTCCATGTACGAACAACCCACCTTCGTCCGCTTTTTGCTGGAAGCAGGCGCCACCGGCTACATTGTCAAAGAAGATCAGGAAGCCATCATCCGTCTGCCGGAAATTGTGACCTCGGTCAGCACCGGGGGCATCTATCTCTCCGGCCGCTTGCACAATTTGCTGGCGCAAACTTCTAACGAGGAAAGCCGCACGCTCAGCCGGCGGCAGCAGGAAGCCATTTCGTTAATCACGGCTTTCCCGGAGCTGGACACGGATGATCTGGCCAAGCGTATGAGCGTGGCGCCTTCCACAGCGCGCAATCTGCTGTCCCGGGCCTACAAACGCCTGGGCGTGCATAGCCGGATCGCGGCGGCTCATCGCGCCCGTGAATTGGGCTTGCAGATCATCTTCCCCGAAGAACCCGGCAAATAA
- the rpmH gene encoding 50S ribosomal protein L34 — protein MPKRTYQPKIRRRLRVHGFRKRMASADGRAVLKRRRLRGRHSLTVSANQHVKKVNWNS, from the coding sequence ATGCCTAAACGAACTTATCAACCCAAGATTCGCCGTCGCTTGCGTGTGCATGGCTTCCGCAAACGCATGGCCAGTGCAGATGGCCGCGCGGTCCTGAAACGCCGCCGCCTGCGCGGACGCCACAGCCTGACCGTGAGCGCCAACCAGCACGTCAAAAAGGTCAACTGGAACAGCTAG
- a CDS encoding helix-turn-helix transcriptional regulator translates to MRIPLPDETILGLLAASPQHGYQLLAHFEAKSELGRVWTLSRSQLYAVLKRLEASGAVRGQNFSSGSSPTRRVYTLTEDGRRLLDAWLQQPQLSASMRQIRVQFISRLYIAGLLGRPAGDLIARQRQACLAQLQQVQEALKRAGSPSEMMVLDFVQGQLEAALDWLDRCEAMLASSPHIQEKQ, encoded by the coding sequence ATGCGCATTCCTTTGCCCGATGAAACCATTCTGGGCTTGCTGGCCGCAAGCCCGCAGCACGGTTACCAGCTCTTGGCGCACTTCGAGGCCAAGAGCGAACTGGGTCGGGTATGGACGCTGAGCCGCAGCCAGCTCTACGCCGTGCTCAAGCGGCTGGAGGCCAGCGGGGCCGTGCGCGGCCAGAACTTCAGTTCCGGCAGTTCGCCCACCCGGCGAGTTTACACCTTGACCGAGGATGGCCGGCGCCTGCTGGATGCCTGGCTGCAGCAGCCCCAGCTTTCTGCCAGCATGCGCCAAATTCGGGTGCAGTTCATCAGCCGCTTGTACATCGCCGGTCTGCTGGGCAGGCCCGCTGGTGACTTGATCGCCCGGCAGCGACAGGCCTGCCTGGCCCAGCTGCAGCAGGTGCAGGAAGCGTTGAAGCGGGCCGGCTCCCCCAGCGAGATGATGGTTCTGGACTTTGTGCAAGGACAGCTTGAGGCGGCTCTGGATTGGTTGGATCGCTGCGAAGCGATGCTGGCAAGTTCCCCACATATACAGGAGAAGCAATGA
- a CDS encoding Jag N-terminal domain-containing protein: MEHRANLEIIAPSKEEAIRKGLQELGLSEEQVQIEVLDEGSGGLFGLGGRQARVRLTVTGGERQETAAAAPSRRQPTHSDLPVDTENLLAITQATVEELLHHMDVRAQVESSLGEPEEDEPEAPVMVNITGGDLSILIGRQAETLQALQLITRLIVSKEVGHSAHIVIDVENYRKRREDSLRQLAQRMAQQAISSGRRQNLEPMSPAERRIIHIALRDNPEVTTESTGEEPRRKVVIVPKN, from the coding sequence ATGGAACATCGCGCCAATTTAGAGATCATTGCCCCCAGCAAAGAAGAAGCGATCCGCAAAGGATTGCAAGAGTTGGGTCTTTCCGAAGAGCAAGTCCAGATCGAAGTGCTGGATGAAGGCAGCGGCGGCCTGTTTGGCTTGGGTGGGCGCCAGGCGCGCGTGCGCCTGACAGTCACCGGTGGTGAAAGACAAGAAACCGCCGCGGCGGCGCCCAGCCGGCGCCAGCCTACCCACAGCGACCTGCCAGTAGACACCGAAAACCTATTGGCGATCACCCAGGCCACGGTGGAAGAGTTGCTGCATCATATGGACGTGCGCGCCCAGGTGGAAAGCAGCTTGGGGGAGCCCGAAGAGGATGAACCCGAAGCCCCCGTGATGGTCAATATCACCGGCGGCGACCTGAGCATTCTGATCGGTCGCCAGGCGGAAACCCTGCAGGCTCTGCAGCTGATCACCCGCCTGATCGTCAGCAAAGAAGTCGGCCACTCGGCACACATCGTGATCGATGTGGAAAATTACCGCAAACGCCGCGAGGACAGCCTGCGCCAGTTGGCGCAGCGCATGGCCCAGCAGGCGATCAGCAGCGGCCGCCGCCAGAACCTGGAGCCGATGTCGCCCGCCGAGAGACGCATCATCCACATCGCCCTGCGCGACAACCCCGAAGTGACCACCGAGAGCACAGGGGAAGAACCCCGCCGGAAAGTGGTTATCGTCCCCAAGAACTAG
- a CDS encoding polyprenyl synthetase family protein: MERYLKAVNLLLEHPQTLRWPQLQQACQRALTHKPVAWDFPLRACQATGGDESLLTPALAAMTCAHMGILLVDDLLDEDPRGLQHQIGMGRAANLSTALLGMAADVLQNAQPEVSQPAIAAIVRMQMDTAYGQELDVQNPSSEEDYWAVAHAKSSPYFATGLYLGALFAGAGRESATQCYEFGALFGEMLQIHDDLNDCLSAPANVDWLQGRSPLTILYAELAPHGQQTRFKELRSQVNESAALQEAQSILVSSGAISYCINELILREKQARQHLSQMQLKNSSPLGELLDQMLAPVQRLLARVAI; the protein is encoded by the coding sequence ATGGAAAGGTATTTAAAAGCCGTCAACCTGCTGTTAGAGCATCCGCAAACCTTGCGCTGGCCGCAGCTGCAACAAGCCTGCCAAAGGGCCCTGACGCACAAGCCGGTGGCCTGGGATTTCCCGCTGCGGGCCTGCCAGGCCACCGGCGGCGATGAGAGCCTGCTGACGCCGGCCCTGGCGGCCATGACCTGCGCACATATGGGCATCTTGCTGGTCGACGACCTTCTCGACGAGGACCCGCGTGGCCTGCAGCACCAGATCGGCATGGGGCGTGCCGCCAACCTGAGCACCGCCCTGCTGGGCATGGCGGCTGACGTCCTGCAAAACGCCCAACCTGAGGTCAGCCAGCCGGCCATCGCCGCCATTGTCCGCATGCAAATGGACACCGCCTATGGGCAGGAGCTGGATGTGCAAAACCCAAGCAGTGAAGAGGACTATTGGGCGGTGGCCCACGCCAAGAGTTCGCCGTATTTCGCCACCGGACTGTATTTAGGCGCCTTGTTCGCAGGAGCGGGCAGGGAAAGTGCAACCCAGTGCTATGAATTTGGGGCCTTATTTGGCGAGATGCTGCAAATCCACGATGACCTGAACGACTGCCTTAGCGCGCCAGCCAACGTGGATTGGCTGCAGGGGCGTTCGCCCTTGACGATCTTGTACGCTGAACTGGCGCCCCACGGCCAGCAAACTCGCTTCAAGGAACTACGCAGCCAGGTGAACGAATCGGCCGCACTGCAAGAAGCGCAAAGCATCCTGGTCAGCAGCGGCGCGATCAGCTACTGTATTAATGAACTCATCTTGCGAGAAAAGCAGGCCCGCCAGCACTTATCGCAGATGCAGCTGAAAAACAGCTCGCCGCTTGGCGAGCTGTTGGATCAAATGCTGGCCCCGGTGCAGCGCCTGTTGGCGCGCGTGGCCATATAA
- a CDS encoding cob(I)yrinic acid a,c-diamide adenosyltransferase, with translation MPRLTKIYTRTGDDGSTALGSKQRVPKDHPRVRAYGAVDEVNSLLGLALAQGLAPRLAETLPVVQNLLFHLGAELSFPADEGAEYKLPHIAQKHIEALEELIDELNAQLGPLENFILPGGSPGAASLQLARAVCRRAERRLVTLGREDVVRPEALHYLNRLSDALFVMARYENQQKGISEPLWDTHA, from the coding sequence ATGCCGCGATTAACCAAGATCTATACCCGTACCGGAGACGATGGCAGCACCGCGCTGGGCAGCAAGCAACGCGTGCCTAAGGACCACCCGCGTGTACGCGCCTACGGCGCGGTGGATGAGGTCAACTCTCTGCTGGGCCTGGCCTTGGCTCAGGGGTTGGCGCCCCGCCTGGCCGAGACCCTGCCGGTGGTGCAGAACCTGCTCTTTCACCTGGGGGCGGAGCTGTCTTTCCCTGCCGATGAAGGCGCAGAGTACAAGCTGCCCCACATTGCGCAAAAACATATCGAAGCCCTGGAAGAGCTGATCGATGAACTGAACGCACAACTGGGTCCGCTGGAAAATTTCATTCTGCCGGGCGGCAGCCCCGGCGCGGCCAGTTTACAACTAGCCCGGGCCGTGTGCCGCCGGGCAGAACGCCGCCTGGTGACCCTCGGACGCGAGGACGTGGTGCGCCCAGAGGCTTTGCACTACTTGAACCGGCTCTCGGATGCCTTATTCGTGATGGCGCGCTACGAAAACCAGCAGAAGGGGATTTCTGAACCGCTCTGGGATACCCACGCCTGA
- the modA gene encoding molybdate ABC transporter substrate-binding protein, translating to MKRFDKLHAIVLGLMVLSAVLAACAPAASGEVTVFAASSLTDAFTEIGAAFEAQHAGSQVLFNFGGSSQLATQLAEGAPADVFASANQAQMANAAAAGRISGEPVLFLTNRLVIVVPADNPAGIQTPADLAKANLRLVLAAPDVPIREYSDQAITALGDAAYQQAVYANLVSEEPNVRQVATKVALGEADAGIIYTSDVTPDIAGQVLQIEIPVEANVIAVYPIAAVEGGQPALAQQFIDFVLSPDGQAILAKWGFGPRP from the coding sequence ATGAAAAGATTTGACAAGCTTCATGCAATTGTGCTCGGTTTGATGGTTTTGTCCGCCGTGTTGGCGGCCTGTGCCCCGGCGGCCAGCGGTGAGGTCACCGTCTTCGCCGCTTCTTCGCTCACAGATGCCTTCACTGAAATAGGCGCCGCCTTTGAAGCGCAGCACGCCGGCAGCCAAGTGCTGTTCAACTTCGGCGGCTCCTCCCAGCTGGCCACGCAGTTGGCCGAGGGCGCCCCGGCGGATGTCTTCGCCTCCGCCAATCAGGCCCAGATGGCCAATGCCGCCGCGGCTGGGCGCATCTCTGGCGAGCCGGTCTTGTTCCTTACCAATCGCTTGGTGATCGTGGTGCCTGCCGACAACCCGGCCGGCATCCAGACCCCGGCAGACCTGGCCAAGGCCAATCTGCGCCTGGTGCTGGCGGCGCCGGACGTGCCCATCCGTGAGTACAGTGACCAGGCCATCACCGCTTTAGGGGATGCGGCCTATCAGCAGGCGGTGTATGCCAACCTGGTTTCTGAGGAGCCCAATGTGCGCCAGGTCGCCACCAAGGTCGCCCTGGGCGAGGCCGACGCGGGCATCATCTATACCTCAGACGTCACCCCCGATATTGCGGGCCAGGTGCTGCAGATCGAGATCCCTGTCGAAGCCAATGTGATCGCCGTCTATCCCATCGCGGCAGTGGAAGGCGGCCAGCCGGCTTTGGCGCAGCAGTTCATCGACTTCGTGCTGAGCCCAGACGGCCAGGCCATCTTAGCCAAGTGGGGCTTTGGCCCGCGGCCGTAG
- the rnpA gene encoding ribonuclease P protein component encodes MSEAHRQVERGSSLRKNDDFKRVRRRGQSAAHPYLVLFWLSNENLGLRIGISASRALGGAVQRNRAKRIIRAGLQPLIKRLQPDLDLVLMARTGIRDAKSTQVQTALEALLGKAGLLKQE; translated from the coding sequence TTGAGCGAGGCGCACCGCCAGGTGGAACGTGGTTCAAGTCTTCGCAAGAACGATGATTTCAAGCGTGTGCGGCGGCGCGGCCAATCGGCCGCTCACCCCTATCTGGTGTTGTTTTGGCTGAGCAACGAAAATTTGGGCCTGCGCATTGGCATTAGTGCCAGCCGGGCACTTGGCGGAGCGGTACAACGCAACCGCGCCAAACGCATCATCCGTGCCGGGTTGCAGCCGCTGATCAAGCGGCTGCAACCGGATTTGGACCTAGTGCTGATGGCGCGCACGGGCATTCGGGATGCCAAAAGCACCCAGGTGCAAACAGCTCTGGAGGCCTTGCTGGGCAAGGCCGGATTGCTAAAGCAAGAATGA
- the gap gene encoding type I glyceraldehyde-3-phosphate dehydrogenase, with product MARIAINGLGRIGRAALRLIMDTPELEVVAVNDIAPADNIAYLVKYDSVYGRLAHEVSVDGDTLKVGKQSIKFLSERDPALLPWKELNIDIVIESTGRFTLKEDAGKHIEAGAKYVIISAPTKSEDVPTVVYGVSEPVGEATIISCASCTTNSLTPVVEVIGRHFGIQKAIMTTVHAYTAGQGIVDGPDPKEVRRGRAGAINIVPASTGAAKATTLALPQYKGKFDGVALRVPVPVGSVSDVVFLTEKNTTPEEINKVLTDEANSKRYKGIIRTTNDPIVSSDIVGDAHACIIDMQMTKVVDGNLVKIFAWYDNEWGYTNQMIRKAAEIAKQMK from the coding sequence ATGGCACGCATTGCAATTAATGGCTTGGGACGCATCGGCCGCGCCGCGCTGCGCCTGATCATGGACACGCCCGAACTGGAAGTAGTGGCGGTTAACGATATCGCCCCAGCAGACAACATCGCCTACCTGGTCAAATACGACTCGGTGTATGGCCGCCTGGCGCATGAGGTTAGCGTGGACGGCGACACGCTGAAGGTAGGCAAGCAATCGATCAAGTTCCTCAGCGAGCGCGACCCCGCCCTGTTGCCGTGGAAAGAGCTGAACATCGACATTGTCATCGAAAGCACCGGCCGCTTCACGCTAAAAGAGGACGCAGGCAAACACATTGAAGCTGGCGCCAAGTATGTGATCATCTCCGCCCCCACCAAGAGCGAAGACGTGCCCACCGTGGTGTACGGTGTCAGTGAGCCGGTGGGCGAAGCCACGATCATCTCCTGCGCCAGCTGCACGACCAACTCGCTGACGCCGGTGGTGGAGGTGATTGGCCGCCACTTCGGCATCCAGAAGGCGATCATGACCACGGTGCACGCCTACACCGCCGGCCAGGGCATTGTGGACGGGCCGGATCCCAAGGAAGTGCGCCGCGGACGGGCCGGGGCGATCAACATCGTGCCCGCCAGCACCGGGGCCGCCAAGGCCACCACGCTGGCCCTGCCGCAGTACAAGGGCAAGTTCGACGGTGTGGCGCTGCGCGTGCCGGTGCCGGTCGGTTCGGTGTCCGATGTGGTCTTCCTGACCGAGAAGAACACCACGCCGGAAGAGATCAACAAGGTGCTGACGGATGAAGCCAATTCCAAGCGCTACAAGGGCATCATCCGCACCACCAACGACCCGATCGTCTCCTCCGATATCGTCGGCGATGCGCACGCCTGCATCATTGACATGCAGATGACCAAGGTGGTGGACGGCAACCTGGTGAAGATCTTCGCCTGGTATGACAATGAATGGGGCTACACCAACCAAATGATCCGCAAGGCGGCTGAGATCGCCAAGCAAATGAAGTAA